The sequence GAAAGCAGCGCCCGGATCAGCGACAAGGCGCTCGCGCAATTCGCGGTCATCAAGAAGTTCATCGGCGGCGCTTCCGAGCGCCAGCATGTCGATGGTGGTCGCATTGGCATCAAATTTCGTGGGCAGCACGGGCACACTGCGAAGCAGCGAAGCGCACACGCTGCCCAAGATCGCCAGCAGCACCGTGGCGGCGAGGACTTCAATCAGTGTCATGGCGCGTCGGGATGAGCGATTCATGGTTCTGTTCCGTTCAAATCGTCGCTGCGAACCTCGCCGGTGAGACCATGAATAAACCACCTCTTCGACCGCCCCGAGTGATTCGAGATCTGGACTGTCACATCGGCGCTGCGACCAGTACGGTCGATCAGCAGTCCGTCGAGTACACGCCCTCGGGTGCTCGCGGCCTCGAAGAATCGAATGAACGTGGAACCAGGAAGATCGAGGGAGGCCGACCATCCTCCATCGGAGGTGGGCGTAACATGGGCAGCGAGGCGCGCACCATCCAGGAGCCGAATGACGACCGCATCGCCTTCGGTTCGCGCGGCCAGCCGAGCCTGCGCATCGAAATTCACAATACCC comes from Phycisphaerales bacterium and encodes:
- a CDS encoding type II secretion system protein, with translation MNRSSRRAMTLIEVLAATVLLAILGSVCASLLRSVPVLPTKFDANATTIDMLALGSAADELLDDRELRERLVADPGAAFTMPWPDDPARPPIQIRRVEHEPAAEKPEHAWVAFSCEHFIVWRWLELPRESPTP